The Planctellipticum variicoloris DNA window TGCTGAGGTTTCAGAAATGGTGGGAACAGGTCTCCGCCGCGGATGACGAACAGAACCTGGATCTGGAATCCGAGACTTTGCTGGTCGGGGAACGATAGTCATGCGAGTCCTTGTCGCCGATGATGATGAGATCTGCCGTGAAGTGGTGGCGCACCGGCTGACCACCGCGGGGTATTCCGTGCTGGAAGCTGCGGACGGCAACGAGGCGCGCGACCACCTGCTGCTGGGGCATGCGCAACTGGCGATCCTGGACTGGGATATGCCGGGTTGCACCGGCGTTGATCTCTGCCGGATGATCCGGGAGTCGGAGACCGACCACTACATTTACCTGATCCTGCTGACGGCGCGGAACTCGACGGACTCGGCCCTGGAAGGGCTGACGGCGGGGGCCGACGCGTTCGTCACCAAGCCGATTTCCGGCTCGGAGCTGCTGGCCCGCGTGCATGGGGCCGAGCGGATTCTGTCGATGGAGACCCGCGACGTCGCGATCTTCGCGCTGGCGCGTCTGGCGGAGTCCCGCGATACAGAGACGGGCGAGCATCTGGAGCGGGTGCGGAACTATTCACGAATGCTGGCTCAGCATCTCTGCCAGCATCCGGATTTCCGGAATCGGATCGACACGAGCTTCATCCGGCTGATTTACTCCACATCGCCGCTGCACGACATCGGCAAGGTGGGGATTCCGGACGCGGTTCTGTTGAAGCCGGGCAAGCTGACGAAGGAAGAGTTTGCGATCATGCAGCGGCATACGACGATCGGCGCGGAGACGCTCGAAGCCGCGTGCCGCAAGTTTCCGCAGGCGGAGTTCCTGCATATGGCCAAGGAGATCGCCGCGTGGCACCACGAGCGCTGGAACGGATCGGGTTATCCGGACGGGCTGGAGGGGGAAGAGATTCCGCTGGCGGCGCGGATCGTCTCGGTGGCGGACGTGTACGACGCGCTGACGACGAAGCGAGTCTATAAAGAGGCCTTCCCGCACGAAGAAGCGATCCGGCTGA harbors:
- a CDS encoding HD domain-containing phosphohydrolase, with the translated sequence MRVLVADDDEICREVVAHRLTTAGYSVLEAADGNEARDHLLLGHAQLAILDWDMPGCTGVDLCRMIRESETDHYIYLILLTARNSTDSALEGLTAGADAFVTKPISGSELLARVHGAERILSMETRDVAIFALARLAESRDTETGEHLERVRNYSRMLAQHLCQHPDFRNRIDTSFIRLIYSTSPLHDIGKVGIPDAVLLKPGKLTKEEFAIMQRHTTIGAETLEAACRKFPQAEFLHMAKEIAAWHHERWNGSGYPDGLEGEEIPLAARIVSVADVYDALTTKRVYKEAFPHEEAIRLIVEGRGTQFDPRIVDAFLQLSDRFNTIRERLSDTAPNSARTDSHLGALSVER